Proteins encoded in a region of the Vicia villosa cultivar HV-30 ecotype Madison, WI linkage group LG5, Vvil1.0, whole genome shotgun sequence genome:
- the LOC131607518 gene encoding berberine bridge enzyme-like 17, which produces MTTMRKSSFFLTALTILMSISTALSQSPAQNFLTCFSHNSNASQVIYTPNNTSFSTILNKKMYNKKFQSATTPKPLAIIAARDASHVQATVKCAKSNNIQIRIRSGGHDYEGYSYVSDMPFVIIDMFNINSVDIDLHDETAWVDSGATVGKINYNIAKKTSTLAFPSGICFSLGAGGHYSGGGYGNLMRKYGLSVDNIIDAKIVDANGNILDRKSMGEDLFWAIRGGGGASFGVILSWNLKLVQVPSQVTVFNVKRYANEGAIDVVYKWQLVAPKLHKDLFITLQTNIVQIGNESKKVVQANFIGQFLGTTERLLSLISESFPELDLKNSDCFSMPWINTTLFWYGKPFGTPLEELLVDGPPSIYFKSKSDYVKKPIPKVAIKSLWKQLIEGETMYMDWNPYGGRMEEILPSQTPFPHRAGNLFKIQYFNSWIDGSQESIERQVNFSRSIYKFMTPYVSNSPREAFLNYRDADIGANHPSNTTQFDIARTYGRKYFKGNFERLMNVKTKVDPENFFRYEQSIPTRKY; this is translated from the coding sequence ATGACAACAATGAGGAAATCATCCTTTTTCTTGACAGCCTTAACAATTCTCATGTCTATTTCAACTGCATTATCACAATCACCTGCTCAAAATTTTCTCACTTGTTTTTCTCATAATTCCAATGCCTCTCAAGTCATTTACACACCAAACAACACCTCATTTTCAACCATCCTCAACAAGAAAATGTATAACAAGAAATTTCAATCAGCAACAACACCAAAGCCTTTGGCAATTATAGCTGCAAGAGATGCTTCTCATGTCCAAGCTACAGTTAAATGTGCCAAAAGTAACAATATTCAAATCAGAATCCGAAGCGGAGGTCATGACTATGAAGGTTATTCATATGTATCAGACATGCCTTTTGTTATAATCGACATGTTTAATATCAATTCAGTTGATATCGATCTACATGACGAAACGGCATGGGTTGATTCTGGTGCAACAGTTGGTAAGATTAACTATAACATTGCAAAGAAAACCAGTACTCTTGCTTTCCCATCTGGGATCTGTTTTTCTTTAGGTGCTGGTGGCCATTATTCTGGTGGTGGCTATGGAAATTTGATGAGAAAATATGGTCTTTCTGTTGATAATATCATTGATGCAAAAATTGTTGATGCCAATGGTAACATCTTGGATAGAAAATCAATGGGAGAAGATCTATTTTGGGCTATAAGAGGTGGTGGTGGAGCTAGTTTTGGTGTTATTCTTTCATGGAACCTCAAATTGGTTCAAGTACCTTCACAAGTTACTGTTTTCAATGTGAAAAGGTATGCTAATGAAGGTGCAATTGATGTTGTTTACAAATGGCAATTAGTTGCACCAAAATTGCATAAAGATCTTTTCATTACTCTGCAAACTAATATTGTTCAAATTGGTAATGAGAGTAAAAAAGTAGTGCAAGCTAATTTTATTGGTCAATTTTTGGGAACAACCGAAAGGCTTTTATCTTTGATAAGTGAAAGTTTTCCTGAATTAGATTTGAAAAATAGTGATTGTTTTTCAATGCCTTGGATTAATACCACTCTATTTTGGTATGGTAAACCATTTGGTACTCCTCTTGAAGAATTGTTGGTGGATGGACCTCCATCAATTTATTTCAAAAGTAAATCGGATTACGTTAAGAAACCTATTCCAAAGGTAGCTATAAAATCTTTATGGAAACAATTGATTGAAGGTGAGACTATGTACATGGATTGGAATCCTTATGGTGGAAGAATGGAAGAGATATTGCCATCACAAACTCCATTTCCTCACAGAGCTGGAAACTTGTTCAAGATTCAGTATTTTAATAGTTGGATTGATGGATCTCAAGAATCTATTGAACGTCAAGTGAATTTTTCAAGGTCGATTTATAAATTCATGACACCCTATGTTTCAAATTCTCCAAGGGAAGCATTTTTAAACTATAGGGATGCTGATATTGGGGCCAATCATCCAAGTAATACCACACAATTTGACATTGCTAGAACTTATGGAAGAAAGTATTTCAAAGGAAATTTTGAaagattgatgaatgtgaaaACCAAGGTTGATCCTGAGAATTTTTTTAGATATGAACAAAGTATACCTACTAGAAAATATTAG